In the genome of Cynocephalus volans isolate mCynVol1 chromosome 10, mCynVol1.pri, whole genome shotgun sequence, the window GGCGAGGGCCTTCCTGAGCACTGAGACAGGGAGGAggcaccccccccacccccgcaggCCTGCACTTTGCAAATAACAATGGGTTTCCCTTATTGAGCAAAAATCTTAATTTaatatagtcaaatttatcaaacCTAAAATTTTCCCCAAGGCCACAAACATTCCTGAAACTTGTGAACCTCCAGGTACTCTATGAGACCCCAAGGCCCCCCTCTGGCCCGGCCCTGCAGGCCCTTCTTACggctctccttccttccctctggcCAGTTCCTCTCTCCATGCCTGGTCACACTCCCTCCTTGGCCTGTCTGTCCCTGCCTTTGCTGGAAGCAGCATCTCTGAAGGCAGCTTGATGTGTACCCAAAGCCTTTTCTTCCCACTAAGATGGCTGGTTTTGCTCCTAGCTAGCCCCAGGACCTGGGCCAGGAATTGATATCTGATTGGGATACAGTTTGAAATAAGTGTCTCTCTGTTTCCAGGCCTTGGTTGCTGATCTGTGACATCAACGGATTTGAACTCCACAACCTCTGAGGCCCCTTCCATCTCTCACTTCCCACCCTGCATCATGTGCGACCCTAGGATTTTAAACTTGTCTCATAGGCCTCCCTCCAAGCCACAGACACTTGGTGGTTCCAGTCTCCCTTGTAAAGCGACATAAGGAGAGAGGCCAGGaatatgagagaaagagatgCAGAGAATGGGGAAGGAGGCAGAAACAGAAGGAGGAAGTGTAAGAGAACAAAGACAGAATCAGAGAGGATGGGAGCCAGAACCCGAGGCCCTTCAGAGCCAGCCTCTGCCCTGAGCAGCTCCTGAGCAGGAGATCTTTGCCTGCCTGCCCTTTAGCACTGCAGAAAAGCTCTGATGGGAATGAGATGGGCCAACACTTCCCCCTTATCCCCTCCTATCCCCCAACACTTGGTGAGCTGCTTAGAAACCCATTCAGAGGGCCCTGTTGGTCCAGGCAGGATCCTCCAGGGCCCCACTGGTGCTCACGTCGCCTTTTCCTCCtggagccaggagccaggagccaggcACTAGGCTGAGGCCTGGGCACCTCTAGGGCTTGGAGGTCAGGGTCTCAGTGGGATGTGATAGGCCCAGGGCCCAGCCTTTCCTAGCAGATAGGAGGAAGTGGGAGCCTGCTCCCGTAGGAGAGAAGCAGCCGGCTCAGTGCCCAGGACAGCTGAAGACACACCCCTTTGTGACCCACTCTGCCTTTTTCCCATCCAGAGGCCCCAGCCCAGAGCAGCAGATCCTGAGACTGCAGTGGAAACCAGAGACCGGCCCAAGTCcctctgggctgggctgggctgggctgggctgggctgggtagAGGCAGAATGCTGCTGGGTGGTTCTCTGGGGAGAGGGgaattgaaaaggaaaagcatctccaaggagggcagagagggagggaggttatgTGGTGCGTGCGCgcgcacagacacacagacacacacacatgcgcacagacacacacacatgcacacgcgcacacacacacgcacacaccctccTGACAGCCTGAGCCTCACTGGGAAGAGGCGCGTTCTCCTCTCTGCTCTCCAAGCTTTCTGTTGCTTCCACGCTCATCTGCGCTGTCAGCAGCGCCAGCAAAGTTGGCCTCAAACTTGAACAGAGCTAAAGGCTCCAGATTCCTGGGAGTCCCTCGGAGGCAGCAGGCGAGCCCAGCCTCTGAGCTCAACCGCTTTGAGATGCCCACTGTGACCCTCCAGCACCCAGCTGGCCCTCAGTCCCCTGGGCAGTGCTCCTTCCCCTGACCTGGAGGCTCCTGTCTGGGCTGGGGAATGGGGTACTGAGGTCCCTGTGGAGCCCCTTGTCCCAGCCCAAGGCCCAGGCCAACAGAGCCAACCTCATGCAGCCTCAGTGTCCTCCAGCGCAGGAGCCAAGCTCCGCCTCCCACCTGGACCTGCCGGAGATGGAGAAGCTCCTCACCAAGGTAAAAGACAAGGATGACAAGACCCTGAATCTGTCCAAGTCCCTCTCGGGGGCTCTGGATCTGGAGCAGAATGGCCACAGCCTGCCCTTCAAGGTGATCTCCAAGGGGCACCCGGAGGCCCCACTCTCCCGGTCCCCCTCCAGGGCCAGCTCGAGGCGGGCAtcctccactgccaccacctcctTCGCCCAGGACCAAGAAGTTCCCAAAGATTACCTCATCCTCGCCATCGCCACTTGCTTCTGCCCCGTCTGGCCCCTCAACCTCATCCCCCTCATCTTCTCTATCATGGTAAGTGCTGCTCTTTGTTCcggggagggggctgggcccaGGGGTGGGCAGGCATGTTCCCCAGACAGGGGGTCTAGAGGAAAGAGCTCGGTGCTGGGGGCTTGGCGGAAGACCCCCTTCTCGGCTGGTTCCTCCTTCCCCTTGGAGAGGGGCCAGCGCCTGAGATCTTCTGTCCACGCTTCTCTCGCATCTCTGCTCCCGGCATCACAGCTTGACTTTGGACATGTGCCTGCTGGGGAGAGGGACCTAGGGAGCCACCTGGCACTAAACCCTGCAGGGCAGAGACAGGCAAGTTGAGGGACTGGCCTTTTTTGGAGGGGGAAGGGATTTTCCTAAACAGTCGTTCCTGAGTGGGGCTGTGTATCAGCCAGAAGGGGTGCCAGGGCCCCGTGTTCTCAGGAAGGGAGCCAGGCATCCCGGGCCACCTGGGCATTCGATCAGCCTGGGCTAGCTCAGGTTTCCACGAGCCTGTGGCAGTGGCTTCCCTGCCATGCACTGGGGACCCTGGGACCTGGCTCCCCTGAGAGGCACACAAGGAGGGGAGAGTCTGTGGGCTGCTCCTCAGGGGTGGAGTTCCCCCTGGAGCCCTTTGGTTGCACTGATTTCAGCAACTGTCTTCAGGGCAGGAGAGGTCTGGGCCTCAAGTGAAAAATTTGAGAGTCTGAGGGCAAGGCCGCCAGGCTTGCTAAGGAGGAGCGTGTAGGCGAGTCTTTACTTCTGTGGGTTTTGAGTCAATTGTCTGCTCCCAAACCCAGCCGTTTGTGTATGGCTACTTGCATAGATCCCACAGAAAATGTTCGTACATGTTGTCAAGAGAGAGAATGGCAGTGACTTTCAGAATGAGGTTAGGAGTGGGGGGAGCAAACTGCGGGGCCCAGACTGGTCAGGGGCTGAGCACTGAGCGGGGTGACCCTGTTTGCTTCCCTCTGGAGTGACTCTACTGCTGAGTCATCTATCACCAAGCCCCCAGGAGCTGAGGTCACTCTGGGCTGCCCTCTCAGCGAGCCCATATTTCTTCAGACATCTCTGTCCACTTCATTAAGGCCCAGTCTCCAGCCAGAGAAGCCTTCCCCAGTCCCCAACCCTTCCAGTACCACCTTGCAAGACATCGAGGGACACTGGTAGCATTACTGAGTCCAAGGGACCTGGCATGGGCTCAAGAGCAAGGGCTGGGCAGGGACCAGGACAGGGACCTTCCAAGCTTTCAGTGTTGCCTGCTGTACTTGGGGACAGCTGGAGCTGAGCCAGGCCCCAGAGTTGCAGCCAGTAGCTCTGGGCGGGGCCAACCTCTTGGTTACAGGGAACGGCCCCAGGAGGGGAGACAAGTTTTGGGGAGGGAAACCACACAAGGGCTCAGGAGAAAACAGTTGCTAGAATCGGGATCCTGGCAGGAGTGTCAGAGCAGGCTGGGTGGAGCTGCCTCTGTCAAAGGAAACCTGGCCAAAGACCGTGAGACCACTGAACCCACCGCCAGTGCATTTCTATGTCCTTTTAAGCTTCTTGAGTCAGGTCTGATGGTCGCTGGGCCAGGTGCAGGGATATACAGTGCAAAACCAGACACCATCGCCAACTCCCAGGTTCCTCCAGTCCAGCGGGGAGAAACAGATCCTTACAACATGTTGCAAGAAGTGCCCATGCTAGACAGAACCACAGGGTaattgtgtggccttgggcaagtcactcaaacCTCTCTTTTCAATGtgcccatctgcaaaatgggcataaCCGTAATGCCTACATTAGAGAGCTGTGAGAGGGTGAAATGAGATGGCCACGCACAGTGCTTGAGAACAACACCCAGCCCACAGTGAGAGCTGTTACCTGGTGATAGTATTTAAGTGGCAGCTGATAGCATCCCCAGTGGGGGATGGGAAGCCATCGTaaggttttaaaaatagctttattgagagataattcacataccatgcaaTTCACGCATCTAAAGCGTACAGTTCAATGGTTTTAGCGTACTTACAAATAGGTGCAGCCTTAGCCACAGTCAGTTTTAAAACATCTGCCTTGCCTCCAAAATAACCCTGTGCCCTTTAGCTATCACCTTCCACCCCAATCCCTCCCAACCCTGTGCAACCACtaatcttctctctgtctctatagatttgcgtCCTCcggacattttgtataaatggaatcatacagtatgtggcacTTTGTGACTGGCTCtatcacttagcatgatgttctCCAGCTCCGTCTCTGCTGCAGCATGCACATTGTAGGGCTTGGTGCCCAGAGGAGTGTGGCCAGATTTTGGTGGCCCTGTTTGGTGCAGGGAGAGAGGACGGGCTGAAGGGGAAAGACTGGCATTCGGGTGAGGGGACCTTTGTAGGAATACAGGCGAGAGGTGAAGAGGCCTGGACCAGGGCCACAGCAAGGGGCAGAGGGGCTTCTGGAAACCCTTTAAGAGCTGGTCACGCTggccactcattcattcagtcgaCTTGAATGGCAAGTGGCTTGTTCTGAGGGAACTAAGTGGGACAGGATGATTAGGCCCCGCGTGAGTGAATGCGCCTCTTTTATGAAGCAGGCACTGTGTGGGGCGTTGGGGAAGCAGATGGAAAAGGTCAGTAGCGGGTCTCTGGCCTGGCAGAAGGTGCAAGAGCAtgatgggggaaggagggggcaggGACTTGTTCCAGGAAGTTAAGTTTTATTCTAGTGGCTCTGAAGAGCCCTTGGTGAGTTTTGAGTAGAGGCACGATGTGGTCAGTTTGTTTTAAAACCAACACTCAACTGCATTATGGGAACTGGGCTAGAGCAGGGAGACCCCCCAGGAGGCTCCTGAGGGGGTCCAGGCAGGGAGCGCGGGGCCTGCGCTGAGCAGCGGACTCAGGAGGAGGGTGCGGAGAGGTCTGCGGAGGAGGGGGCAGCAGTGTTCGCACCAGGCTCCGGCCGTCTACCTCAACAATACCAGGCCCATCTTAGAGAGCTCCGGGGACCCACGACGTTTACAGGGTGGGCAGAGGAAGCAGACAGAAAGTGCTTTTGAAAAGGAGATTCCAGGAGGTGGGAGGAAACTAGAAAAGGGGAAGAGACACCAGGCAGGGGTGAGTCTGAGGGACGGAGGGGCCAGATGCTGAGGAGAGGGCACGAGGGCAGAGGCAGATGGAAATACTCAGAGGAAAGGGGACTGGCTCACGTGGCACAGCTGCCATGCCACCAGGGATGTGGAGGGTGAGGTTGTTTGCTGCAATAGGGGCCTggtggcagaggggaggggaggtgacCAGAGACAGGTCAATGCCCCGAGGGCTCTGCCGAGGCTGGAGACCATGGATCCGGGTTGTTCTCGGCCTGCATGGTGCTGGGATTTTCTCCAGCTGTCAGTGTAGGACAACAGACATGGGTATTGGGCCAGCCCAAGGCTGGGGATGGCACAGTTGCCATGAGGGTAGGACCAGCTGGCACAGGAGTGCTGGCAAGTGTGGCTGAGGTGACGCTGACAGGtcgggctgggctgggagggagCGAGGCTGGGAAGACGATGGTAGTCTTGGAGGACAGGGAGGGGTCACAGGCTGGGTGCAGAGAAGTCAAAGGGCAGGTGCCGTGAGCACGTGGGCACGAGGGGTGAGAGATGCAGGGCGTTGAGATCTCAGAGGAGGAGCCGGGGCCGGGGCGTGAAGGCCTGGGGGGAAGTGTGGTTGTGGAAATGAATTTCTAAAGGGAAGCCTCAGGAGCCAGGCAGAAGGAAAGTGAGGGGCCCAGCGTTGAGAGATAGTATTACTGACATTCACCAAGCTCTTACCAAACGCTGGCACAGGTCCACACCCCTTACCTATGTCGTCTCAGTTAGTTCTGGCGATGCCCCTGTGAGGTCTAGTGTTGTTATTCTCATCTTACAGATGACAGAACTGAAGCGCAGAGGCAGGAAATAACCTGCTAGTAAATGGGGATCCAGCCAGGACCGGAGCCCGGGCTGGCTGCCTGGAGTGAGAGCCCCCGTCCCTACCCACTGCACTAGATTGCCTCCTTGGGAAGCAGGCGATGCCAGGTAGGGAGCACTACTGGGTGCGCCGCAGTTGTCGCCTCAGTCAGGAAGCCAGTCTAGTTCACAGGACACGCCcacacctggggagggaggggtcaGTTGTTCACCTGGGGCTGTCACACTAAGTCCTGCCCAACAGCAGCACAGGTGAGAAGACCTGTGCGAGAGAGAAAGTCTCCTGGGCTGCTGTCTCCAGGTCCTGAGATGGGCTTCAGAACTCCTCATCAGATGTCCCCCCACTGGTTACCAAAAGAAAGATCAAACCCTTCACCCCAAGGACGGAAGGAGACCCACAGCCCTGACAGCCCCTCTAGAGCCTGTTACCGTCTGCAGATCACGCTCCCATATGAGTCGGGTGAATTGTTCCCGCTGAGCAGACGAGGCCACCGGGCCATGCAGAGCAGCGCCTTGCCCATGGCCACATGGCTGGTAAGAGGCACATCAGCTGGACACTGGACCTGCTATTGTCTCCATGGCGCCACCCTACAGATGCTCTCGGGGCTACGATGGTGTGTCCCTCCCAGGAAAGCCAAACTTTTCAGGCATTTGGACAGGGAGGGAAGAATTCTACTTCCTTCCCTCTCACCCACTCCCCACCCGCTCACTGaactctcctcccaccccactcgCTCCATCAGTAGACGACGAGGGGACCAGCAGCGTCCCTCCCACTGTGGCTGTGACAGGGCCTGCCGTGAGCAGGCTGGTGGACCAGGGGCTCTACCTGAGGAGCTGCCACCGCAGGTGCCCAGACCTAGCTCTGCTCAGTGCCTCAGCCTCCTGTGAGCCTCTAGGGTAGAAGATTTTATTTCCAGGTCAGGCTGAGAAATGGCCACATTCCTCCATTGCAGCAAGGTCTCCTGCCAGTGAGGAAAGCTGGACCCCAGGCGGGGTCTTCGGTTAGCAACAGAGACCAAACAAGCctcagacagacctgggtgtgTGACCTCAGGAGCCACGTGACCGTGTCCACATCACTTGGTTGAGTGACTCCTTCCTTGGCCTCcgtttctcatctataaaatggacacCAT includes:
- the LOC134387317 gene encoding trafficking regulator of GLUT4 1-like; amino-acid sequence: MGPSGPGWQESLDYNQTPSWPSVPWAVLLPLTWRLLSGLGNGVLRSLWSPLSQPKAQANRANLMQPQCPPAQEPSSASHLDLPEMEKLLTKVKDKDDKTLNLSKSLSGALDLEQNGHSLPFKVISKGHPEAPLSRSPSRASSRRASSTATTSFAQDQEVPKDYLILAIATCFCPVWPLNLIPLIFSIMSRSSVQQGDLDGARRLGRLARLLSITFIVMGTVIIIVAVTVNFTGSFVLLLLVILARTLPMAKDNY